Genomic window (Bacteroidia bacterium):
CACATGGTCAGAGCTTACCACGACACCTATGGTCTTCCAATTGTAATTTCCAATTGCAGCAATAACTACGGAAGCCATCACTTCCCGGAAAAATTGATTCCATTAGCCATCAATAACATCAAAAACATGAAACCTGTTCCGGTATATGGAAAAGGTGAAAATATCAGAGATTGGTTGTTTGTGGAAGATCATGCTTCTGCCATCGACCTTATTTTCCACCAGGCAAAAAATGGTCAGACTTACAACATAGGTGGACATAACGAGTGGAAAAACATTGATCTAATTCAGCAACTTTGCAAAGTTATGGATGAAAAACTAGGCCGAAAACCCGGTACCAGCGCTTCCCTCATTACCTTTGTAAAAGATAGGGCCGGCCACGACCTTAGATACGCTATTGATGCATCCAAACTGCAAAGAGAATTAGGTTGGAAACCAAGCCTGCAATTTGAAGAAGGATTATCTAAAACAGTGGATTGGTACCTGGCTAATGATGAATGGCTAAACCATGTTACCAGTGGCGATTATCAAAAATACTATAACCAACAATACTCCAAGGCATAGTTCCCTAACCCAACCATGTATACTAAGGAATTCCATACCAAGGATTTATCAAGCTTCTCTTTCCTGGTTACAGGTGGAGCCGGTTTCATAGGTTCTAACATTGTTCAATATCTTCTTACCCACCATGCAGGTAAGGTCACCGTTCTGGATAATCTAAGCGAAGGACAGT
Coding sequences:
- the rfbB gene encoding dTDP-glucose 4,6-dehydratase, which produces MNILITGGAGFIGSHVIRRFVKNYPGYQIVNLDKLTYAGNLENLRDIDQFPNYTFIKGDICDSELLASLFQTHRFDGVIHLAAESHVDRSISNPMEFIQTNVVGTVTLLNAAKNAWNGNFENKRFYHVSTDEVYGTLGETGFFTEETPYDPHSPYSASKASSDHMVRAYHDTYGLPIVISNCSNNYGSHHFPEKLIPLAINNIKNMKPVPVYGKGENIRDWLFVEDHASAIDLIFHQAKNGQTYNIGGHNEWKNIDLIQQLCKVMDEKLGRKPGTSASLITFVKDRAGHDLRYAIDASKLQRELGWKPSLQFEEGLSKTVDWYLANDEWLNHVTSGDYQKYYNQQYSKA